The nucleotide window TTTGGTGTCACGAACAGGATCAGCAGTACAACtgtactaaagcctttgactgtgtggatcacagcaaactggaaaattcttaaagatatgggactatcagaccaccttacctgcctcctgagaaacctgtatgcaggtcaagaaacagtagttagaactggacatagaacaatggactggttcaaaatgagGAGAGGAGTtcatccaggctgtatattgtcaccctgcttatttaacgtacttgcatgagaaatgctgggctgggtgaatcccaagctggaatcaagattgctgggagaaatatcaacaacctcagacatgcagatgatatcacttaatggcagaaagcaaagagggactaacgagcctcttgatgaaggtgaaaaacgAAAGTGAAAAAGgcggcttaaaaactcaacattcataaaatgaagatcatgacatctggccccagcacttcatggcaaataaatgagggggaaatggaaacagtgacagattttatttttcttgggctccagaatcactctgggcagtgactgtagccatgaagttagatgtttgcttcttggaagaagagctatgaccaacctagacagcatattaaaaagcagagacatcactttgcagacaaggtccatatagtcaaaactctggttttcctagtagtcatgtacgaatgtgagagttggaccataaagaaagctgagcaccgaagaattgatgcttttgaactgtggtgttggagaagactcttgagggtcccttggacagcagggcgatcaaaccagtccatccaaagaaaatcaaccctgaatattcattggaaggactgatgctgaagctgaagttccaatactttggccacctgatgtgaagagccgactgcTTGGAAAAGCAACATGCCTTGAGTACAGTAGACGGTGCTCTATGAACACCGTGGTGTAGGTACCTTTCTGAGCCATAGCTCCTCCCAGGTGCAAGCCTAGAGTGGGAATGCTGCTTCATTTGTAAactctactttcagtttttcaggagcctccacactgttttccatagttgtcggtgtttagtcaccaagtcatgtctcttgtagcccctcaggctcctccgtccatgggactctgcaggcaagaacactggagtgggttgccatttccttctccaggggatcttcctgacccagggatggaacctgcgcctCTGTGCCTCCTGCCCTGGAGGCGGGCTCTTTACCTTTGAGCCGCCAGGTTCCCCGTAGTGGCcacaccagtttgcattcccagcaacagtgcagGGGTCACCCAGTTTGTTTTAACCAAAGGTTCACGTCCTGGTCGGGGTGCAGGGTGGGAGGAGGTTGTCAGGGGATCTGGTGTAGGGCCACAGTTTCCCAaggagatttctttctttctttattctgttcagtAAGTTCTCTCTGCTGTTATGGGGCAGAGgagtttgtttgtctttttgccCTTACCTGAAGGGTACAGTGATCTATCAAGGACCCAGATCTTTATTCTCAATGTGGAGATCTTTTCTAAGTCTTCATACTTGGAGTGGACTCTGGGCTGTGGCCTCTTTCTCCTGCCCTACGTTTAGGCTGGGAATCAGATTCCAGCTAGACAACATTGGCCTTGTTGTGTTGCACAGAAGCGCAGATATGCTTTTGACCaagtgcttttatttcctttgggtatATTCCTAGAGGTGGAAAAGGCCTTGAGGACAAGCAGCTGTGTTGGTCTTTGGCATCTCATTGATAGATTTTTAGATTAGGCTTTTGTGTAAAAATTGATCTAGGAGCTTCAGTTGACTCTTCAgctcttctgtgtttttgaagtggtttttttaatgtagcatttttctttgttttcagagaAGGTTTGATTCAAATAGCCCCGTTAACAATGACCAGAACCAGcctctattttcttctcttctgccttGCTTTCTGTAGTCCTCGTACGTACAGACACTCAGTGTTTCTTAGAATGTGCCAtatgaagtttttttcttttattaggaTCTCCCTTTTCTAGCTTTCTCAGCAATTTGGGAGTCtcactatttttttctccatgtagattcatatttttttccatttcctcacACTAACTTCAGTGGTattttggaaagagaagaaataaatgcctGTTTTCTATCTACCATGTTTTATCAGAAGTCCAGTCTAAGTATTAAAACCAGTACCATAAAAATATTCCATATGTGACTATATGTACATCTAGGAGTGAACTATTACCATATTGCTATATGCACACTTTTCTTTTAATACATCACTTTATCTTGTGGATTATATTTACTGGTATGcttcttttatctctttatttgtGAATTTCTAAAAGTGGGGGTTATGATGCCTTCATTCTCTATTTTACAGTGCCTGACATAACAGTCTATCAGATACTGTGATTTCAGTAAGATGTTTGTGAATAAAAGACAATACCCATGTTTGCAGTGTTTTTAGCTGATGCCAATCGGGTGCTATTAAACCCTCCTGAGTAGACCCATTTCTCCTTGCCCTAAAAGTGCAGCACACTTACAATGAATAGGGTGGTAACCGCGTGGCACTCACTAACTTCTCCAGAATAGCCGCACAAGAAGTCTCGATCTATAAGGAAACCAATGATGAGGAGGATGATTCCAGCTGCCGCTGCCACGGCGCTCAGCGAGTTCATTATTCGGCTCAGCGTCACCTGAAAGAGAGTGAGGCCGGGATGCGGTGACAGCCCAGTGCAGCGCACGGACAGAGCCACGGACACGGCAGAACAGGCTGTTCTCACAGCCTTGAGATGCCCCAGAGCGGCCTGTGACCTCAGGCGCCTTCACATGACCTCTGTGGGCTTCAGGTCCTCGTCCACAAAAAGGAGGGGATCCAGAGAACTGGGCATAACCCTTCCATCCCCCCAAAGCCGTACCTAAGTTGCCCCCCTTTTAATCGCCAGAAGCAGCACACAGCAGACAAAAGAGGAGTTAACAGTTAGGGGGCAGCCACATCACCTTGCCTTTGAAGCTCTAGTAAAAGTCGTGGACTGTcgacattttcattttatgattgTTTAATGAAACCTTGTAtttctttgcaatttttattttcttctagaactACAAGCCCCCAGGTGATGTCCTTTGCTGAAAATAATTGATTGGCCTATGAATTAGTATCGCATGCCTTTGCTTCTTTGGGAAAAGTGAAAATACTCTATAACTTACTTGTAAATTAGAAGTTCGCATTCATTAACATGGttatttattttgagattctGCTTACAAGGTTGAATTACAGAAAATGGATGAGGAAGTTACCAGAACATTGAAGCCTGTCCTCCCCATATGACTGAGTAACGTGGGCAAGTCATTTATTAAGCCTCGGCGTCTAAGAATTCAACTAGGTGCCCTGAAAATGGCACTGGTGTTCTGTGATTCTGTGAAAAAGGGGGTAAACGCCATTGACCGGTGTCAGGActtggcagtttgtggagttatAGTGGCTTAATGATTTTCCAAATTCGTTTTCAAGGCTGGAATGATTTGTTTAATGTTAAAATTCTTTAGAAAAGGGGATGTATAACTCACCAGAGTTTCTGTGGTTTTTCTTTCCAGTGCAACTAGAAAGGCTCCAGAATTAACAAACTGTTAAAAAGAATACGTATCTTAGTGACGGACACGTTGAACCGACTTAAAGAATTCTCGTGGTTAACAGACCAGTGTCCCTTTCCTTTGCATCCCTCCTTCCTAGTTCACACAGTCCCCAAGGCAGTGAGAGGCGCTGATGCCTTAATGATTGTCCTAAGTGTATAGTGGGGGAAATCCGGGACTAGAAGTTTGCTTTGGTCCTGCCTATTTGAACACGAGAAGTTTTCAACTTTACTGGgctcttttgttttctcatctgtcttcCTTTCATAGCTGTTGTGGACTCAGCTCTGACGCCACGAGAGCCTGGTGTCTCATTGGTTTACAGCCAGTGAGACTGGACTCCACCATTCTTACAAGAAGCCTCCTTCAGAACCGTTTGCagtccagtgtgttctcttggatgAGAACATAGATGGAGGTGCAGCTAATATGCTGGAAATTCTGGAAAAATCCTGGCAGTTTCCATGGAggtgagccatgctgtgtattGTTATCCTCTGGTGGAAACTTCCAGTCTGATTACAATGTATCTGTTTTAAATTTCTAGTCATGTGGACTGGAGTCTTCAGCTCCATCCTGCCACTCTCGCTGTCTGGGCTGGACTGGGTTCTCAGAAGAGAAGATGTCCTCCCGTACCTTAAGCCTTTGCCTGTGATTCTCCCTTGGTATGCAGCAAGGCAGCACGGCCTCTAACGCCCGACCGCCCCCCACTCCTTTCCTTCCCGCCAGGTGAACCACTCATCCTTTGACTGTCAGTCAAGCTGCAGATGTCTCTGGAGAACCTGCCCTCTGTTCTGCAGAGTCAGCttgtgtgtggagaaggcaatggcaccccactccagtactcttgcctggaaaatcccatgggcggaggagcctggtaggctgcagtccatggggtcgctaagagtcggacacgactgagcgacttcactttcacttttcactttcctgcactggagaaggaaatggcaacccgctccagtgttcttgcctggagaatcccagggaccggggagcctggtgggctgccgtctgtggggtggcacagggtcggacgtgactgaagcgactcagcagcagcacagcagcacCTTGTGTGTCCTTTATCATCACCCATCACACCAGACGATAATTCTCCGACACTTGACTCagctgcctgccaaggcaggagacgcaggagacccaggttcaattcctgggcagggacgattccctggagaaggaaatggcagccccactccagtgttctaacCTGGCAAGCTagagtccatggcgtcgcaaagagctggacacgtctgagcgactgacactCACTACTCAGCTGAGACCTTGAGACCAGGGACTGCCGTTTCTCAGAATCCCCAGACACTGCCAGTTTTCTGGTACTAGAATAGGTGCTAAAACAATGCTTATTGAATGTGATTAAATGCTTCTGTGCAGCTCAAAGGCACATCTGAGAAACCCTAGCTGCTTCTCCACTTCTCTAAAGAGGAAATTGATCTTTCCTCTCTGCTTACATAAGCACTTTTTGTGGCTCTGTGATATCTATCGACCAGTTTGAAATGACCTGTTTGCATGTTTTCTCTCTTGCTGGATGTGAGAGCCCTCTGAGGGAAGGGCTCACgcattattctttttctttgcccCTCTCCCCCACTCAGATGTATTGAGATATAATGGAAGTATAGCACTGCATCAGTTTAGGTTATCCAACTTAATGATTTGACTTACGTGTATCATGAGATTACCCCATACATTTAGTTACCATCCACTCATAGTCTCGTATAAGTatcaaataaaggaaaagagaaaggaaaaagtttccttgtgatgagaactcctAGGATCCACCCTCTTAAAGTTTTTTCCATGTATCACATGGTGGTGTTAACTGTGGTCATAATGTTGTGCACTGCATTTCTGGCAGTTACGTATCTCACACTGGAAGTGTGTGCCTTTAGAGCAGATTCACTCAGCTCCCTGCTCACCTCTGCCCATCCCCCTGGCCTCTTTCCTGGAGTCCACATGTAAGCAAGACCATCTGGtacttgtgtttctctgtctgacgtTTCAGTTGGCATAATGCCCTCGAAGTCCATTCGTGTTGTCACAGGCGGCAGAATATCCTCATTTTCTTACGAACAAGACTGAGTGGTGTTTCGCTGTGTGTGGTGTGCCACCGCCTCTTCATTCGTCCGTTGCTGGACGTCTAGGTTGCACCATGCCTTGCCTATTGTAATCATTGCTGTGAACACAGAAGTGCAGAGATGCTTCTGACCAAGTGCTGTTACTCCCTTCGGGTATATTCCTAGAGGTGGAATTTCAGGGtcataaatctatttttaataactttttgtGAAACCTCTATGCTGTTTTCCttagtgaaactgaagttgcttagtcgtgcccaactttttgtgaccctatggactgtagccctccaggctcctccgtccatgggattttccaggcaagaatactgaaatgggttgccatttcctacaccagggtcTTCCATATCTGACTTGTAATAGTAATTCATTTTGAATGGATGAGTGGACGAATGGTGTCAAGACCCAAGCAAATACTCCCAAAGGAACCTAAAGACCCAATGATGGAATACAAGTAACTGATGAGTTGATGGGGAAATCATTTCAACAGAGttaaatttgattttgatttttcaaacCATATCATACAACTCAGCATAGTTCATTTCATTACTAAGAACTCCTTAAAATCCCTGTTGACATGACTTCAAATTGAATCTGACTGACTTATACTCACCAAAATGGAGCTCCAGAATGGATAtcctgaaataaatataaagggAAACCTTGGGTATGGATCTTCCAAGGTGAAAAGGAGAACAGTTCCAAAAGAGAAGTTCATCGCCCCAAGCAGGATCTGGACAGCCTGCAAGCAGAGGAGAACGTCCTGGTGAGAAGAGACCAGAGTGGCGGGCTTCCTGTGAGAATTTAGGAGATCTCCTTCTGCTTAAAAGGAAATTACCCCCGTTTTTAAATGAAGGAAGTATGGTAGGCGCTTCTTTATGATGACGGTAGAAGCTTCTACAGATATTTTCTTGATCCCTCTGTCCAGTGATTGATGAGAGGTAAAATGATCGAATTCCCTGCTCCTGAAAATGTAGTCCGTGGATTGGGAACATTAGGATCACCTGGgaattagaaatgcagactctcaggtcATATCCTGTACTTACTAAAAAGACTCTCCAGGTGAGGCTGAGAAGTCTGTCTTAAACTCTCCaagcatcagggaaatgcaaataaagaccACAAatagatatcacttcacacctattAGGATGGCAGTCATAAAAGAGACAAGGGAGCAAACGCTAGAGCGGATGTTGAGAAGAGAGAGCCCTTGTGCACTCCTGGTGCGGCTGTGTCACTGCGCAGACAGTGTGGGGATTCCTCAAACAGTGAGAAATAGTACTGGTATGTGATCCGGcaactccactcctgggtatatgtcCAGAGTCACTATCTCGAAGAGCTGTCTATACTCTCAAGttaattgcagcattattcacagtaggcAAGACAGAGAAACACCCTAAACGTTCACTGGCAGATGCGTggataaagacacacacacacaggaatattattcaatcacAAAAAGAAATCCTGCTCTACAACAACATTGATCGATCTTgtgggcattgtgctaagtgaagtaagtcaaaagaaaaggcaaatacCACGTTATGTCCTTTATATGCTGAATCTAAAACCTTCAGActcggggtttccctggtggctcagtggtaaagaattcgcctgccaacgaaggagacatgggtccgatcccaggtccaggaagatcccacatgccgaggacgaagtgagcccatgcaccacaattattgATCCTGTGCTGTAGAGCTGGgaaaccacagctactgagccacagctgctgaacccTGCTCACCACGACCACAGAGCGGCCCCGCTCACCgcagctggagaaaagcccacacagcagtgaagacccagcacagccaaaaataaatgaaattattttaaaaaaacatcaaaCTCACAGGAACGGAGAGTAGTATGGTGATTGCTAGGTACTGGGGGgcagggaaatggggagatgtttgTCAAAGGGAACAGATGTTTGGTTTTATGTTCTGGGGATCCAGAGTCCAGCGTAGTGACCGCAGTTAGCAAGACAGCATTGTGGACCTAAAAGCTGCTGTGAGAGCCAAGCTTTAATGTTCTCGCCACCACTCCCACAATAAAAACAGTAATTGTATGAGGCGAAGGAGTGATAACTAACCTTACTGTATAAACATTTTGCAATACGtatgtgtatcaaatcatcacattgtacaccttaaatttacacaatgttatatgtcaattatgtctcagtaaagctgggggaGAAAcctcaaaggctttgtcatataAGTGATAGAGTCTGAAAAACACCTAATTCTAAATCaccatagcacagggagcttagctgCTTGGTGATGACCTAGGTGAGTGGAAAAGGAggaagactcaagagggagggataaacggatacatatggctgattcacgacCGCAGGAATTAACACATCCTTGTAAAGCAGTTatgcgtgtgtgcttagttgccgAGTCATGTCCCACTATTTGtgacgtctgcctacaatgcaggagacctgggttcaatccctcgatAGGgacggtcccctggagaagggaatggcaacccactccagtactcttgcctggaaaatcccatggactgagaagcctggcaggctacagtccacggggtcgcaaagagtcagacacgactgagcgactgcacttccactttcatttgtgacccatggactgcagcctgccaggttcctctgtccatgggattttccaggcaagaacacgagtaaAATGCCATTTCTGCTCCAGGAGGTCAACCCCAccccccatgtctcctgcattggcaggcggattctttaccactgagtcacctgggaagctaactatactccaataaaaaaataataaatcaccaTACCAGCCTGGCCTCAAGTAGTGGACAGTCAGAAAACCCATCTGCTGATGACCAGTCCTCTGAGCCTGTGGAGGTACCGTCATCTTCCAGGGCCCAGAGCACCCCcatcttttctacatttttctattttttttctctctgtgccaCATTTGTGATGCCCTACAACACCAAGTACTGTTTTGGTTGGTGAGAATGATGCAGTGATTAGAAGGTGTAATATATGAGTCTGCGTCTTCTGTCTTCATGTATTCCCAGTCCACCTTCTCAGACACTAAGCTCCCCTacttccatcagttcagttaagttcagtcactcagtcatgtccgactctttgcgaccccatgaatcgcagcacaccaggcctccctgtccatcaccaactcccagagttcactcagactcacatccatcaagtcagtgatgctgtccaaccatctcatcctctgtcatccccttctcctcctgcccccaatccctcccagcatcagagtcttttccaatgagtcaactcttcgcatgaggtggccaaagtactggagtttcagctttagcatcattccttccaaagaaatcccagggctgatctccttcagaatggactggttggatctccttgcagtccaagggactctcaagagtcttctccaacaccacagttcaaaagcatcaattcttcagcactcagccttcttcacagtccaactctcacatccatacatgaccacaggaaaaaccatagccttgactagatggacctttgttggcaaagtaatgtctctgcttttgaacatgctatctaggttggtcataactttccttccaaggagtaagcgtcttttaatttcatggctgcagtcaccatctgcagtgattttggagcccagaaaaataaagtctgacactgtttccactgtttgcccatctatttcccatgaagtgatgggaccagatgccatgatcttcgtttactgaatgttcagctttaagccaactttttcactgtcctctttcactttcatcaagaggctttttagttcctcttcactttctgccataagggtggtgtcatctgcatatctgaggttattgatatttctcctggcaatcttgattccagcttgtgcttcttccagtccagcatttctcatgatgtactctgcatataagtcaaataagcagggtgacaatatacagccttgatgtactccttttcctatttggaaccagtctgtttttccatgtccagttctaacttgcttcctgacctgcatacagatttctcaagaggcagatcaggtggtctggtattcccatctctttcagaatttcccacagtttattgtgatccacacagtcaaaggctttggcatagtcaataaagcagaaatagatgtttttctggaactctcttgctttttccatgatccagcagatgttggcaatttgatctctggttcctctgccttttttaaaaccagcttgaacatctggaatttcacggttcacgtattgctgaagcctggcttggaaaattttgagcattactttactagcatgtgctgctgttgctaagtcgtttcagtcgtgtccgactctgtgcgatgccatagacagcagcccaccaggctcccccgtccctgggattctccaggcaagaacactggagtgggttgccatttccttgtccaatgcatgaaagtgaaaaaataaagtgaagtcgttcagtcgtgtccaactcctagcgactccatggactgcagtccaccaggcccctccgtccatgggattttccaggcaagagtcctggagtgggttgccattgccttctccatactagcatgtgaaatgagtgcaattgtgcagtagtttgagcattctttggcattgcctttctttgggactggaatgaaaactgaccttttccagtcctgtggccactgctgagttttccaaatttgctggcatattgagtgcagcactttcacaacatcatctttcagaatttgaaatagctcaactggaattccatcacctccactagctttgtttgtagtgatgttttctaaggcccacttgacttcacattccaggatgtctggttctaggtcagtgatcacaccatcgtgattatctgggttgtgaagatctttttttacagttcttctgtgtattcttgccacctcttcttaatatcttctgcttctgttaggtccataccatttctgtcctttatcaagcccatctttgcatgaaatgttccctttggtatctctaattttcttgaagagatctctagtctttcccattctgttgttttcctctgtttctttgcactgatcgctgaggaaggctgtcttatctctcct belongs to Bos indicus x Bos taurus breed Angus x Brahman F1 hybrid chromosome 15, Bos_hybrid_MaternalHap_v2.0, whole genome shotgun sequence and includes:
- the MS4A5 gene encoding membrane-spanning 4-domains subfamily A member 5 is translated as MDSRAAHSPVFLVFPPDITMPEFQSGDITGTTYDSSMPFPKLLATRMKILGAVQILLGAMNFSFGTVLLFTLEDPYPRFPFIFISGYPFWSSILFVNSGAFLVALERKTTETLVTLSRIMNSLSAVAAAAGIILLIIGFLIDRDFLCGYSGEVSECHAVTTLFIGILIMLMAFSIIEFLISLSFSVMRGPTECGDCEEWDGAEL